The following proteins are encoded in a genomic region of Limosilactobacillus reuteri subsp. reuteri:
- the rpsD gene encoding 30S ribosomal protein S4, translated as MSRYTGPSWRVSRRLGVSLSGTGKELARRAYAPGDHGRDRRGKLSEYGTQLREKQKLRFMYGMTERQFSNLFVRAGKIKEGTHGANFMALLERRLDNMVYRLGLATTRRQARQLVNHGHITVDGKRVDIPSYEVKVGQIIAVRDKSKNLDIIKNAVEAVVSRPSYVDFDADKLEGKLNRIPAREDMNADIDEALIVEFYNK; from the coding sequence ATGTCTCGTTACACTGGTCCAAGTTGGCGTGTTTCACGTCGTCTTGGCGTTTCACTTTCAGGTACTGGTAAAGAATTAGCACGTCGGGCTTACGCTCCTGGTGACCACGGTCGTGATCGTCGCGGTAAGCTTTCAGAATATGGTACACAATTACGTGAAAAGCAAAAGCTACGTTTTATGTACGGTATGACTGAACGTCAATTCTCAAACCTTTTCGTTCGTGCCGGTAAGATTAAGGAAGGTACTCACGGTGCCAACTTTATGGCATTGCTTGAACGTCGTCTTGATAACATGGTTTACCGTCTTGGTTTAGCCACTACTCGTCGTCAAGCTCGTCAATTAGTTAACCACGGTCACATCACTGTTGATGGTAAGCGTGTTGACATTCCATCATACGAAGTTAAGGTTGGTCAAATCATCGCCGTTCGTGACAAGTCTAAGAACTTAGACATCATCAAGAACGCTGTAGAAGCTGTTGTTTCTCGTCCTTCATACGTTGACTTTGATGCCGACAAGCTTGAAGGTAAGCTTAACCGCATTCCAGCACGTGAAGATATGAACGCTGATATTGATGAAGCTCTTATCGTTGAATTCTACAACAAGTAA
- a CDS encoding replication-associated recombination protein A, which yields MQQPLAYRMRPRTLDEVVGQQHLVGPGKIISRMVKAKMLSSMILYGPPGTGKTSIASAIAGSTKYAFRKLNAATDTKKDLQIVAEEAKMSGTVILLLDEIHRLDKVKQDFLLPHLENGRIILIGATTENPYISINPAIRSRTQIFPVHPLSTAEMKTAIQHALVDKERGLGNLPLVLEENAEDQLVAATNGDLRSALNGLELAAKSTDPSEDGKIHLTLPIIEESVQKKALSADKDGDAHYDVISAFQKSIRGSDTDAALHYLARLIEAGDLPIIARRLMVTAYEDIGLANMPAVQRAVTAVQTAERVGFPEARIPLADAVIELCLSPKSNSGINAIDEALAQVRQGGFGDVPAHLKDAHYKGAAKLGHGIDYDYPHDHPQDWVAQQYLPDRIKDAQYYQPKNNGRFEASLGRQYWQLRKAQQHTLRGKHHPSK from the coding sequence ATGCAACAACCACTTGCTTATCGAATGCGGCCACGGACATTAGATGAAGTGGTCGGCCAACAACACCTTGTCGGACCAGGTAAGATCATCTCACGCATGGTTAAAGCAAAAATGCTTTCTTCGATGATTCTATACGGTCCTCCTGGAACTGGTAAGACCAGCATTGCCAGTGCGATTGCTGGTTCAACTAAATATGCTTTTCGAAAACTAAACGCGGCAACCGATACAAAAAAGGATTTACAAATCGTCGCAGAAGAAGCTAAGATGAGCGGAACGGTGATCTTACTACTCGATGAAATCCATCGGTTAGATAAAGTAAAACAAGATTTTCTTCTTCCGCACCTCGAAAACGGACGAATTATCCTCATCGGGGCGACAACAGAAAATCCATATATTAGTATTAATCCCGCTATCCGCAGTCGGACGCAAATTTTTCCAGTTCACCCGCTTTCAACTGCTGAAATGAAGACCGCTATCCAGCATGCATTAGTTGATAAAGAACGTGGTCTGGGCAATTTACCATTAGTCCTGGAAGAAAACGCCGAGGACCAACTAGTAGCAGCGACCAATGGTGATCTTCGAAGTGCCTTAAATGGATTAGAACTTGCTGCCAAATCAACTGATCCAAGTGAAGATGGGAAAATTCATCTTACGCTACCGATTATTGAGGAAAGCGTCCAGAAAAAGGCGTTATCCGCTGACAAAGATGGCGATGCTCATTATGATGTCATCTCGGCCTTTCAAAAATCTATTCGCGGGTCAGATACTGATGCGGCCCTCCACTATCTTGCTCGTTTAATTGAAGCTGGTGATCTTCCTATCATCGCACGACGTTTAATGGTGACGGCCTATGAAGATATTGGGCTTGCGAATATGCCTGCTGTGCAACGAGCTGTTACGGCAGTTCAAACTGCAGAACGAGTGGGCTTCCCAGAAGCACGAATTCCCTTAGCAGATGCTGTTATCGAATTATGCCTGTCACCAAAATCCAATTCAGGAATTAATGCAATTGACGAAGCTCTTGCTCAGGTGCGCCAAGGTGGCTTTGGTGACGTTCCAGCTCACCTTAAAGATGCCCATTATAAAGGAGCTGCTAAGTTAGGTCATGGGATAGATTATGATTACCCCCATGACCATCCCCAAGATTGGGTAGCTCAACAATACTTGCCCGATCGAATCAAAGATGCCCAATACTACCAACCCAAAAATAATGGTCGTTTTGAAGCCAGTTTAGGCCGCCAATATTGGCAATTACGGAAGGCCCAGCAACATACTTTACGGGGTAAACATCATCCGAGCAAATAA
- a CDS encoding NCS2 family permease produces MEETRTIDFFDRTFHLSENNTNIKQECLAGLTTFVSMAYILFVNPSVLGVAGMDKGAVFTATALSAIIGCFLMGILANYPIAIAPGLGDNAFFTYSVVLAMGIPWQKAMAGVFVASVLFTILSFLKVREIVINAIPKDLKYAMAAGIGIFISFVGLQGGGIIVSSKSSLVELGSLTVPTTWITIFGIFLIAILMVKKVPGAIFIGLVATTLLGLLTGLVKMPDHLISMAPSLEPTFGVGIKFLPTMTDPKMWAVVLIFLLVAFFDTAGTLVGLAQEAGLMKDNKMPRIGRALMADSLSMLGGAVMGTTPTSAYVESSAGIAVGGKTGLTAIVTGTLFILSMAFSPLLEVVTTQVTAAALIVVGVLMVSALKDIEWDKFEIALPSFLVAIGIPLTYNISYGIAFGFLTYPILMVAAGRRKEVNVVMWSMFFVFIALLYILNVLPK; encoded by the coding sequence TTGGAAGAAACACGAACAATCGACTTTTTCGACCGAACTTTTCATTTGTCAGAGAATAATACGAACATTAAGCAAGAATGTTTAGCTGGATTGACGACTTTTGTTTCAATGGCCTATATTCTTTTTGTTAATCCAAGCGTTTTAGGGGTAGCCGGAATGGATAAAGGGGCGGTTTTTACTGCAACTGCTTTATCAGCAATTATTGGCTGCTTTTTGATGGGAATTTTGGCTAATTATCCAATTGCGATTGCTCCAGGATTAGGTGATAATGCTTTCTTTACTTATTCGGTTGTATTGGCAATGGGAATTCCGTGGCAAAAGGCAATGGCTGGTGTTTTTGTTGCCTCTGTCTTGTTTACGATCTTGTCTTTCCTTAAAGTGCGGGAGATTGTAATTAATGCTATTCCTAAAGATTTGAAATACGCAATGGCTGCGGGAATAGGAATATTTATCTCCTTTGTTGGTTTGCAGGGTGGTGGAATCATTGTTTCAAGTAAATCATCATTAGTTGAATTAGGATCGCTGACGGTTCCTACAACCTGGATTACAATTTTTGGAATTTTCTTGATTGCAATTTTAATGGTCAAAAAGGTTCCAGGGGCAATTTTTATCGGCTTAGTTGCAACAACGCTTCTTGGTTTATTAACAGGATTGGTTAAGATGCCGGATCATTTAATTTCAATGGCTCCTAGCTTAGAACCGACTTTTGGAGTAGGGATTAAGTTCTTGCCAACAATGACTGATCCGAAGATGTGGGCTGTTGTCTTAATCTTCTTATTGGTAGCTTTCTTTGACACTGCTGGAACCTTAGTTGGGTTAGCTCAAGAAGCAGGATTAATGAAAGATAATAAAATGCCCCGGATTGGTCGGGCTTTAATGGCCGATTCGCTTTCGATGTTAGGAGGGGCGGTAATGGGAACAACCCCAACTTCTGCATATGTTGAATCTTCAGCTGGTATTGCGGTTGGTGGGAAAACTGGTCTGACTGCGATTGTAACAGGAACGCTTTTTATTTTAAGTATGGCTTTTTCTCCTTTACTTGAAGTTGTTACTACTCAAGTGACCGCCGCCGCTTTAATTGTGGTCGGAGTATTGATGGTTTCCGCCTTGAAAGATATCGAATGGGATAAATTTGAAATTGCACTACCGTCATTCTTGGTTGCTATTGGAATTCCGCTAACTTATAACATTTCTTATGGGATTGCATTTGGTTTTCTTACGTATCCGATCTTGATGGTTGCTGCAGGACGTCGCAAAGAAGTAAATGTTGTAATGTGGAGCATGTTTTTTGTTTTTATTGCATTGCTGTATATTTTGAATGTTTTACCGAAATAA
- a CDS encoding GntR family transcriptional regulator has product MEVKYETVKQTLRNEIIDGKYKINEKLPTESALMKRFNVSRYTIRRAVGDLENEHYIYRIQGGGMFVQDWQRDWTKSEKNKIIGVISTHMADYIFPPIISGIDSVVTEQGYSMIVGNTLNDHKRERQTILNMLDLQIAGLIIEPTESAMPNPNLDLYRQVQKYKIPTILFHSTYPGFDFPSLLTKDREAEEELVKYLFSLGHTNILGVFQIDDQQGVDRMAGMIKAYQDNNIPTTKSNVIMYQSSEDYEDIIKKVDMMLNSNNDITAIACYNDRLATRVISHLQKQGKQVPTDISVIGFDNYEMAQIISPSLTTANHPKRQLGEDAGKMILKMIAGEEVTSKVYPPTIIKGQSTAPLITKENSNE; this is encoded by the coding sequence TTGGAAGTGAAATATGAAACAGTAAAGCAAACTTTACGAAACGAAATTATCGATGGAAAATATAAAATCAATGAAAAATTGCCAACTGAAAGTGCCTTAATGAAACGTTTTAATGTATCACGTTATACAATTCGTCGCGCTGTTGGCGATCTTGAAAACGAACATTATATTTACCGTATTCAAGGTGGTGGAATGTTTGTTCAAGACTGGCAACGCGATTGGACAAAAAGTGAAAAGAATAAAATCATTGGGGTAATCAGCACTCATATGGCTGACTATATCTTCCCTCCAATCATTTCTGGAATTGATAGTGTGGTAACAGAACAAGGTTACTCAATGATTGTCGGAAATACGCTTAATGACCATAAACGCGAACGCCAAACAATCTTAAATATGTTGGATCTTCAAATTGCTGGGTTAATTATTGAGCCGACTGAAAGCGCCATGCCTAATCCTAACTTAGATCTTTATCGTCAAGTCCAGAAATATAAAATTCCAACAATCCTATTTCACTCCACTTATCCTGGCTTCGATTTTCCTTCTTTACTGACAAAAGATCGGGAAGCAGAGGAGGAATTAGTGAAATACCTCTTTAGCCTCGGACATACTAATATTTTAGGAGTATTCCAAATAGATGATCAACAAGGCGTTGACCGCATGGCTGGGATGATCAAAGCCTATCAAGATAACAACATCCCCACCACTAAATCAAATGTTATTATGTATCAATCAAGCGAAGACTATGAAGATATTATCAAAAAAGTCGATATGATGCTTAATAGTAATAATGATATTACGGCGATTGCCTGCTATAATGACCGCCTTGCAACAAGAGTTATTAGTCATCTTCAGAAACAGGGGAAACAAGTGCCGACTGATATTTCAGTAATAGGTTTTGATAACTATGAAATGGCGCAAATTATCTCCCCTAGCCTTACTACAGCTAATCACCCCAAACGTCAACTAGGTGAAGATGCTGGGAAAATGATCTTAAAAATGATTGCAGGCGAAGAAGTC
- a CDS encoding universal stress protein, translated as MAQEYKHILVPVDGSKEAELAFKKAVAVAKRNGADTELRLLHVVDTRAFQNISSFDTSMVEQVTETAKKTLDKYIDYAKEHGVENASYSIEYGAPKTIIARDMPKEMGADLIMIGATGLNAVERILIGSVTEFVTRTAICDVLVVRTDLDNKPIENPKKRRF; from the coding sequence ATGGCACAAGAATACAAACACATTTTAGTTCCTGTTGACGGTTCTAAAGAAGCTGAATTGGCTTTTAAGAAAGCTGTTGCTGTAGCAAAACGTAATGGTGCAGACACTGAGTTACGTTTACTTCACGTTGTTGACACACGTGCATTCCAAAACATTTCCAGTTTCGATACTTCAATGGTTGAACAAGTTACAGAAACTGCAAAGAAAACTTTAGACAAGTACATCGACTATGCTAAAGAGCACGGTGTTGAAAATGCTAGTTACTCCATTGAATATGGTGCTCCAAAGACAATTATTGCTCGGGACATGCCAAAGGAAATGGGTGCTGACCTCATCATGATTGGTGCTACTGGGCTAAACGCTGTTGAACGAATTTTGATCGGTTCTGTTACCGAATTTGTTACTCGAACAGCAATTTGTGACGTTCTAGTAGTACGGACCGATTTGGATAACAAACCAATCGAAAATCCAAAGAAGCGTCGGTTCTAA
- the oxc gene encoding oxalyl-CoA decarboxylase: MVGDSLNKTGANLLIKALQENNINRMYGIVGIPVTDLARLAELRGMKYYGFRREDSAVNAAAATGYLTQKPGVALTVSAPGFLNGLTALAQATKNCFPLIMISGSSERHIIDLSQGDYEGLDQYNAAKPFCKKAYRVDRAEDMGLAVARAIRTAVSGRPGGVYLDIPADTIVQEDDADQSSLGVYKLVDPAPKQVPNDEAISRAVDLIKNAKKPLIILGKGAAYDRTEKQVQQLVAETNIPFLPMSMAKGLIPDDSPHSAAAARSLSLRNADVVIVIGARLNWMLSYGDAPQFNPHAKFVQLDIDATQFDSSQPISAPLQGDLKSILDKLVPALLATGYQAPEEWLEQIAQDTEKNDKKFAQRIANGKVAQNFGYYGAIAPIAEYFQQHPDTYLVSEGANTLDIGRDMIGMQLPRHRLDTGTWGVMGVGLGYAIAAAVETGKHVVALDGDSAFGFDGMEIETICRYKLPITVVIINNGGIYNGIGQVVPNQLGPTTLDPTARYDLMAKAFGGDNYFVSDYDEMKNVFARAVDSGRPNIINVQIAPSMGKESGHIGNLNPKLNLQPLEENERSHHND; encoded by the coding sequence ATGGTAGGCGATTCTTTAAATAAGACAGGTGCCAATTTATTAATCAAGGCCTTGCAAGAGAATAATATTAACCGAATGTATGGAATAGTTGGAATCCCGGTAACCGATTTAGCGCGGCTCGCTGAATTACGCGGAATGAAATATTATGGTTTTCGCCGTGAAGATTCAGCAGTTAATGCCGCTGCGGCAACTGGTTACTTAACGCAAAAACCTGGCGTTGCATTAACTGTTTCAGCACCCGGTTTTTTGAATGGATTAACAGCTTTAGCTCAAGCTACTAAGAATTGTTTTCCGTTGATTATGATTTCAGGTTCGTCTGAACGCCATATTATTGACTTATCACAGGGCGATTATGAAGGCCTCGACCAATATAATGCGGCAAAACCCTTCTGCAAAAAAGCTTATCGGGTTGATCGAGCAGAAGATATGGGATTAGCTGTTGCAAGAGCCATTCGGACAGCAGTTTCAGGCCGCCCTGGTGGTGTTTATCTTGATATCCCAGCTGACACAATTGTTCAAGAAGATGATGCTGATCAATCTAGTTTGGGTGTTTATAAGTTAGTTGATCCTGCCCCTAAACAGGTACCTAATGATGAAGCAATATCACGAGCGGTTGATTTAATCAAGAATGCCAAAAAGCCCCTTATTATTTTAGGAAAAGGGGCTGCCTATGATCGGACCGAAAAACAAGTGCAACAATTAGTAGCTGAAACGAATATTCCATTTTTGCCAATGTCGATGGCAAAAGGGCTAATTCCAGATGATAGTCCTCATTCTGCTGCAGCGGCTCGTTCTCTTTCACTGCGAAATGCTGACGTAGTAATTGTAATTGGTGCCCGTTTAAACTGGATGCTTTCATATGGGGATGCACCACAATTTAACCCGCATGCAAAATTTGTTCAGCTAGACATCGATGCCACGCAGTTTGATTCCTCACAGCCAATTAGTGCCCCGCTCCAAGGAGACCTTAAGTCGATTTTAGATAAATTGGTTCCAGCACTATTGGCAACTGGATATCAAGCGCCCGAAGAATGGTTAGAGCAAATTGCACAAGATACTGAGAAAAATGACAAAAAATTCGCGCAACGAATTGCTAATGGTAAAGTAGCACAAAATTTTGGCTATTATGGAGCAATTGCGCCTATTGCTGAATACTTCCAACAACATCCAGATACCTATCTAGTCAGTGAGGGGGCTAATACGCTTGACATTGGACGAGATATGATTGGAATGCAACTCCCCCGTCATCGACTCGACACAGGAACTTGGGGCGTCATGGGTGTTGGCCTTGGTTATGCAATTGCGGCAGCAGTTGAAACAGGAAAACATGTTGTTGCGCTTGATGGCGATAGTGCATTTGGTTTTGATGGGATGGAGATTGAAACGATTTGTCGATATAAGTTGCCGATTACGGTCGTTATTATCAATAATGGCGGAATATATAACGGAATCGGCCAAGTTGTTCCTAATCAACTTGGGCCAACTACTCTTGATCCAACTGCCAGGTATGATTTAATGGCTAAGGCCTTTGGTGGTGATAATTATTTTGTAAGTGATTACGATGAGATGAAAAATGTTTTTGCAAGAGCTGTTGACTCGGGGCGACCAAATATTATTAATGTTCAAATTGCACCATCGATGGGAAAAGAATCTGGCCATATTGGGAATCTAAATCCAAAGCTTAATTTACAACCACTTGAAGAAAATGAGAGGAGCCATCATAATGACTGA
- the yaaA gene encoding peroxide stress protein YaaA, translating to MKIIISPARTMQVDTDSLLYKDLPEFLQQTKDILGWMRSLSYDELHKVWGNCSSRLAMKNYQWLQQMDLQRKLTPAIIAFTGLQYQYMAPSVFSEDGLKYVQDNLRILSGFYGILRPFDGIIPYRLGMGDMAPVNGYKNLYDFWGEQLYHELYKNNDLVISLASVEYEKAITPYLQTQDRFIKCIFGEEINGKIKQKATLAKMARGNMVRYLAENQIQTIEGVKQFNIGGYRFREDLSTDEKLVFELVK from the coding sequence GTGAAAATAATCATTTCTCCAGCACGAACAATGCAAGTTGATACTGACTCCTTACTTTACAAAGATTTGCCGGAATTTCTTCAGCAGACAAAAGACATTTTAGGGTGGATGAGGAGTTTATCTTATGATGAGTTACACAAAGTATGGGGGAATTGCAGCTCGCGTTTAGCGATGAAAAATTATCAATGGCTCCAACAAATGGATCTTCAACGAAAGCTGACGCCAGCGATTATTGCTTTTACTGGTCTGCAATATCAATATATGGCGCCAAGTGTTTTCTCGGAGGATGGGCTGAAATACGTTCAAGACAATTTACGGATATTATCAGGATTTTATGGTATTTTACGGCCGTTTGATGGAATAATACCTTATCGCTTAGGGATGGGTGACATGGCGCCAGTGAATGGATATAAGAATCTTTATGACTTTTGGGGAGAACAACTTTATCATGAACTCTATAAGAATAATGATTTAGTAATTAGCTTAGCCTCGGTCGAATACGAAAAGGCAATTACTCCTTATCTACAAACGCAAGATCGATTTATTAAATGTATTTTTGGCGAAGAAATAAATGGAAAGATAAAACAAAAAGCAACATTAGCTAAAATGGCTCGTGGGAACATGGTGCGATATTTAGCAGAAAACCAAATTCAAACGATTGAAGGCGTCAAGCAGTTTAATATCGGCGGTTACCGTTTTCGGGAAGATCTGTCTACTGATGAAAAATTAGTTTTCGAACTGGTAAAGTAA
- the ltrA gene encoding group II intron reverse transcriptase/maturase has protein sequence MRQSQKTEQQADRLSRIGLENRKYTRARSTDYGEGKGMSVTIQDLVLDRNNLNQAYLRVKRNKGAAGIDDMTVNDLLPYLRENKTELIASLREGKYKPAPVKRVEIPKPNGGVRKLGIPTVVDRMVQQAVAQILTPIFERVFSDNSFGFRPHRGAHDAIAKVVDLYNQGYRRVVDLDLKAYFDNVNHDLMIKYLQQYIDDPWTLRLIRKFLTSGVLDHGLFAKSEKGTPQGGPLSPILANIYLNELDKELTRRGHHFVRYADDCNIYVKSQRAGERVMRSITQFLEKRLKVKVNPDKTKVGSPLRLKFLGFSLGVDHNGAYARPAKQSQQRVKKALRLLTKRNRGISLTRMFEEIQRKMRGWLQYYSIGKLTDFIQRLDKWLRARIRQYIWKQWKKLKTKVTNLQKLGLSQRDAYVFASTRKGYWRTAHSKTLSYSLTNRKLEQLGLMNMSKTLQSIQSD, from the coding sequence GTGCGACAATCGCAGAAAACAGAACAACAAGCTGACCGCTTGTCGAGGATAGGTTTGGAAAACCGAAAGTACACAAGGGCGCGTAGTACCGATTATGGTGAAGGTAAAGGTATGAGTGTCACTATCCAAGACTTAGTCTTGGACCGCAATAACCTTAATCAGGCTTATTTGCGAGTTAAGAGAAATAAAGGGGCAGCAGGCATTGACGATATGACAGTCAATGACCTTCTGCCATATCTCAGAGAAAATAAGACGGAATTGATCGCTAGTTTGCGTGAGGGCAAGTATAAACCAGCACCAGTCAAACGGGTAGAAATTCCGAAGCCTAATGGTGGAGTAAGAAAACTCGGAATACCAACAGTGGTGGACCGAATGGTTCAACAAGCTGTGGCCCAAATTCTTACACCTATCTTTGAGCGTGTTTTCTCTGATAATAGTTTTGGCTTCCGCCCTCACCGTGGGGCTCACGACGCTATTGCAAAAGTAGTAGATCTTTATAATCAAGGTTATCGAAGAGTTGTCGACTTAGACCTAAAAGCCTATTTTGATAATGTTAATCATGACTTGATGATTAAGTATCTTCAACAATATATTGATGACCCATGGACACTAAGGCTCATTCGTAAGTTTCTAACTAGCGGAGTCTTAGACCATGGGCTTTTCGCTAAGAGTGAAAAAGGAACCCCACAAGGAGGGCCATTGTCACCAATACTGGCGAATATCTATCTAAATGAGTTGGATAAAGAGTTGACTAGACGTGGTCACCACTTTGTGCGCTATGCGGATGATTGTAACATTTATGTTAAAAGTCAACGAGCCGGAGAACGAGTAATGCGAAGCATTACCCAGTTTCTTGAAAAGCGATTGAAAGTTAAAGTGAACCCAGATAAAACCAAAGTCGGTAGCCCGCTACGGTTAAAGTTTCTTGGCTTTTCGTTGGGTGTAGACCACAATGGAGCCTACGCCCGTCCAGCAAAACAATCGCAACAACGAGTAAAGAAAGCATTGAGGTTATTAACTAAACGTAATCGTGGAATATCTCTGACAAGAATGTTTGAAGAAATTCAGCGAAAAATGCGTGGATGGCTTCAGTACTACTCAATTGGGAAACTAACTGACTTTATTCAACGCCTTGACAAGTGGTTGAGGGCCCGAATAAGACAGTATATCTGGAAGCAATGGAAGAAGCTTAAAACTAAGGTAACTAACTTACAGAAGCTGGGGCTGTCCCAGCGTGATGCATACGTCTTCGCTAGTACCCGCAAGGGCTACTGGCGAACTGCACACAGTAAGACCTTGAGCTATTCTCTAACAAATAGAAAACTGGAACAACTCGGACTTATGAATATGTCCAAGACGCTCCAGTCAATTCAAAGTGATTAA
- the tnpA gene encoding IS200/IS605 family transposase, with amino-acid sequence MANKLNSLAHTKWLCKYHIVFIPKYRRKAIFNQYRRDLRDYIRLLCKYKGVEIIEGHMMPDHVHLLVSIPPKLSVSQFMGYLKGKSALMMFDRHANLKYKYGNRHFWAEGYYVSTVGLNESTIKKYIRDQEKHDIAMDKLTSVEYSDPFKGK; translated from the coding sequence ATGGCTAATAAATTAAATAGCTTAGCCCATACGAAGTGGTTATGTAAGTATCACATCGTATTCATACCAAAGTATAGACGTAAAGCGATCTTCAATCAATACCGAAGAGACCTGAGAGATTATATTCGTTTGTTGTGCAAATATAAGGGAGTAGAAATAATTGAAGGTCATATGATGCCAGATCATGTGCACTTGTTAGTAAGTATTCCGCCGAAACTAAGTGTCTCGCAGTTTATGGGATACTTAAAAGGGAAAAGTGCATTAATGATGTTTGATCGACATGCAAACTTAAAATACAAATATGGGAACCGACATTTTTGGGCTGAAGGCTACTATGTGAGTACAGTTGGATTAAATGAATCCACGATAAAGAAGTATATCCGAGATCAAGAGAAACATGATATAGCAATGGATAAGCTAACAAGTGTGGAATATTCGGACCCTTTTAAGGGTAAGTGA
- a CDS encoding VOC family protein, with amino-acid sequence MAFNKSLAGYFDDVQHIGIPTDDMAKTIAFWEKLGFKKLGEFDTDDQGNEVVFMQYGHLTLEIWTGDGAVHETGAINHISLNTSDVDAAFKAAKAEGFKLKDNEVQHLDFWDKGIKFFNIEGPNSETIEFCEIVK; translated from the coding sequence ATGGCATTTAACAAGAGTTTAGCAGGTTACTTTGACGATGTACAACACATTGGGATTCCAACCGATGATATGGCAAAAACAATTGCTTTTTGGGAAAAGCTTGGTTTCAAGAAGCTTGGTGAATTTGATACTGATGACCAGGGAAATGAAGTTGTTTTCATGCAATATGGCCACCTCACTTTAGAAATCTGGACTGGCGACGGTGCCGTTCACGAAACGGGCGCTATTAACCACATTTCCCTTAATACTAGCGATGTGGACGCGGCTTTCAAGGCTGCTAAAGCTGAAGGTTTTAAACTAAAGGACAATGAAGTTCAACACCTTGACTTCTGGGATAAGGGAATTAAGTTCTTCAACATTGAAGGCCCTAACAGTGAAACAATCGAATTCTGTGAAATTGTAAAATAA
- a CDS encoding YueI family protein, with amino-acid sequence MSEQEKSAAQQRIDNAVYGTPKIKPDEQRKYLGTFRERVCLTISVQELQEQDWTKALTAELDRGIGNLVFINGNLPHDEIHPYIQTAAKDNAQFTLKTDPEYKTDLDSLAVVVAAKTAVYQSPVDVKKRYPNLVNSNNSTTEKTNDQHQSFFHHLFHRKDRG; translated from the coding sequence ATGTCTGAACAAGAAAAAAGTGCTGCTCAACAGCGAATTGACAATGCTGTTTACGGTACACCAAAAATCAAGCCCGATGAACAGCGAAAATACCTCGGAACATTCCGTGAACGCGTCTGTCTAACAATTAGTGTTCAAGAACTACAGGAACAAGATTGGACAAAGGCATTAACTGCCGAGTTAGATCGTGGAATTGGTAACCTTGTTTTTATCAACGGTAATCTCCCTCACGACGAAATTCATCCATACATTCAAACTGCTGCTAAAGATAATGCCCAGTTTACATTAAAAACTGATCCAGAATATAAAACTGACCTGGATTCATTAGCAGTTGTCGTGGCGGCAAAAACAGCTGTTTACCAATCACCAGTCGACGTCAAAAAGCGATATCCTAATCTGGTAAATTCAAATAATAGTACGACTGAAAAAACCAATGATCAACACCAAAGCTTTTTCCACCACCTCTTCCATAGAAAGGATCGTGGCTAA